DNA sequence from the Butyricimonas faecalis genome:
GGATGGTGTCTATCACGAGGGCGGCGGCTTGGAACATCAGTTCCAGTATCTCGCGGAAGAAATCGCGGATGCCCTTCTTCATCTTGTACATCCCCCGGTCGATATACATCCCCGCCATCGTCACCATGTCGGAGGGCGACCAGCCCAATTCCTCCAGTTGCTTGTCAAACTCCTCGTTGGACACGAGGTAGGCGGTTTCGGGATTGCGCACCATCGCCTCGTATTCCAGCCTGTCCTTCTGCTCCCGGTACTTGTTCATGTCCAAAGTCTGCGTTTCGAGCAGTTTCGCCGTACCCTGCACGACGGGCGAGAGGACGCTGTTTATCGTGCCAAGCACCACCGTAGGGAAGAACATGATGCACAGACCGACGGCAAAGGGGCGGAGCATCGGGAAGACGTCTATCGGTTCGGCTCTCGCCAACGACTGCCATACCCGGTAAGCGACATAGAAGAGCGCGCCCAGCCCGGCGATGCCTTTCGCCACGCCCGCCATGTCGGCGCACAGCGGCATCATCTGCTCGTAGAGCGAGCGGAGAATCTGGTGAAGGTTGTCGAACTCCATAGGCTACCAGTATCTTTCGTTCATACTGCCGTACAGCCCCATGATGCGGTCGAGGTCGTTTTTCTTCTTCGCACGCAGGTAGCTCACGCTGATGTTCTTGTTGGTGTAGTAGCTCACGAGGTTGCGGTAACGCTTCATCTTGGAGTGGCAGCGTTCCACCACGTCCATGCGCTCCTTGTCCGTCATGGAGAGCGTGATGATGTTCACCACGTTCTTCAGCTCCGTCAGCACGTCGTTTGATTCCTCCAGCAGCTTCGTGTAGCCGAAGGCGATGGCTCCGAGTTCCTCCACCGTGAAGTTGTCGTCGCGCAGCATCTTCTGGAAGCTGGTCACGTAGATGTCCGTGATGTCGCCCACCATCAGGATGGTCTGCTGCACCTTGCGTGCGTCCTTGACCAGATTGTTCACCGATTTGAGGGCGTCGTAATACTTCTTGCCCTGCTCGTAGATTTTCACCGTTTCCTGAAAGTTGTTCACCATGTTCGTGGCGGTCTTCGAGGTATGGATGATGTTCTTCGAGGCGTTGATGATGCCCTGCGCCAGATTGCCCGGATCGCTCACGACCCATTGGGCGGAAGCCCTGCCCGCGAAAAGCAGGCACAGGCAGATGACGAATGTTATTCTTGTTCTCATGTTTCTTTGGATTTTAGCGGTTCTTATTTTTCTGCCGGAGTTTCCGGCTGCGGCTTCACACGCACGTAGTCCCCGTTGGGTGAGAAGGTCAGCACGTCGGTAGCCTCGTTATACGCCACGTCGATGCGGAATCCCGTGTTCATGAACAGGTTGCCGTTCTCCTCCTGCAAGAGGTAGGTTTCCGGCTTCAGCCTGCGGCGGATGCCGCTCCGCTTGAAAACCGTCACCTTGTAGGCTTCTCCCTCCTTGTAGATAAGCACGTCGGGTTTGCCCTCCACGCTTTCCCAGTTTCCGCACAGCAGGTCGCGGCGGTTCTCCGCCACGTCGCAGGATTGCAGCACCATGACCGCCAGCCCGATTAAACACTTGCTGACTTGCAGCATCTTCATTCTTGATATGCTCATACGCTTTTCTTTTTTTGTTGATAAATCTGTTTTACTGATTATTGATTACTTATTGCTTGTTTCTCCGCCTTTCGGCAAGTTGCCGGATGGCGGCTTCGATGTCACCGCCCAATTGCTCTGCCAGACGGTACACCTCCACCTTTTCCGTTTCCTCGGTGGTGTACGCCAGATACTCTTCAGCACTGACCTCGGTGGCATAGACCGCCGACTGCGTGCCGCCCAAGCCTATCCACACCTCCTTGTAGAGCCGTGAGGGGTTGTTCGCCATGTTGATGGAGAGTATCTGCGACTTCTCCTTCTCCGTCAGTCCGAGCAACGCCTGAATCTGGTCGAACTTGTTCATGTACTTGCGCTGGTCGAGCAGGATTTTACAGTCCGAGTTGTTGATGATGCTCTCCTTGACGACGGGCGAGGAAATGATGTCGTCCACCTCCTGCGTCACCACGATTGCCTCACCGAAATACTTACGCACCGTCTTGTACATATAGCGCAGGTAGTCAGCCATATTTGCCGAAGAAAGAGCCTTCCAAGCCTCCTCCACGATAAGCTGCTTCCGCACCCCTTTCAGACGCCGCATCTTGTTGATGAAGGCTTCCATGATGATGATGGTCACTACCGGGAACAGTTCGCGGTTGTCCTTGATGGAGTCAATCTCGAAGACGATGAACCGTTTGCCCAGCAGGTCGATGTTCTCCGCCGAGTTGAGCAGGAAGTCATAGCGTCCGCCCCGGTAATACTGCCGCATGGTGGTGAGCATGTTGTCGATGTTGAAGTCCTCCTTCTCCACCTTGATGTCACGCTCCGCCAGTTCCCGGCGGTAGTCGTCGCGCATGTACTCGTAGAAGGTGTTGAACGAGGGGACGATGCTCCGGTCTGCCCTGATGCGCTCGATGTAGGCACTCACGGCACTGCCCAATTCCCCGCTTTCGGTTTTCGTCACCTTGTCGTCCTCCGACTTCCAGAGCGTCAGCAGCAGCGTCTTGATGCTGTCCTTCTTCTCCACGTCGAACACGTAGTCGTCGGTGTAGAACGGGTTGAAGCTGATGGGCTTCTCCTCCGTGTAGGTGAAATACACGCCGTCCGTGCCGCCCGTCTTGCGCCGTATCATCTCGCACAATCCCTGATAGGAGTTTCCCGTGTCCACCAATACCACATGCGCGCCCTGCTCGTAATATTGTCGCACGAGGTGGTTCATGAAGAACGACTTGCCACTGCCCGAAGGACCTAATACGAACTTGTTACGGTTGGTGGTGATGCCCCGCTTCATCGGCAGGTCACTGATGTCGAGGTGCAGCGGTTTTCCCGTGAGCCTGTCCACCATCTTGATGCCGAAGGGCGAGAGCGAACTGCGGTAGTTGGTTTCCTCCGTGAAGAGGCACACCGCCTGTTCGATGAAGGTATGGAAACTCTCTTCCGCCGGAAAGTCCGCCGCGTTGCCGGGCATAGCCGCCCAATAGAGTGTCGGGCAGTCGATGGTGTTGTGGCGAGGCACGCACTCCATGCTTGCCAGCTGGCTGCCCACGTCGTTCTTTATGTGTTTCAGCTCTTCCGCGTCGTCGCTCCACGCCATGACGTTGAAGTGCGCCCGCACCGAGGTCAGCCCGTAGGAGTGCGCCTCGTTCAGGTAGCGGTCTATCCACTCGCGGTTGATGCTGTTGCTCCTCGAATAGCGCGAGAGCGACTGCATATTCCTTGCGGACTTCTCGAATTTTTGGAGGTTCTCCTCGCTGTTGTCGATAATCACGTACTGGTTGTAGATGTGGTTGCAGGAGAGCAGCAGCCCCACCGGGGATGCGAAGGAGAGGCGGCAGTCCGAGCGGTCGGTGGAGAGTTTCTCATACCGGGTGTCGGTAGCCACCGTGCCGGGCAGATCCTCCGCGTCGGACAGGGTGTGCAGGCACAGGCGGTTGTCGCCGATGCGCATTTCCCGTGCCGAGAGGTCGATGTCCTGCAACGTGGCGTCGCCTTCGGGCATGAGCGAGAAGTAACGCTCTATCAGTCCGGCTTTGCCGTCCGTCCCCACAATCTCGTCGGTGGAGAGGCGGCGCAGCCTGACAAAGCCGCTGTCGTTGATGATACGCTCGAACTGTTCCGCAGCCTCCATGAACTTCGCGGCGGTTTCCTTGTCCAGCTCCTTCGGGATGATATGCCCACGGCACAGCGTGCTGAAATTGCTCTGCATCCGGTTACGCTCCTTCGTCGTCTTGGTCAGGTAGAGGTAGCACGTGTGCTTCAGGTACGGACGCTCGTTGAAGTGACGCTCGAAAGAGCGGCTTAAAAAGCTCATGTCGTCCTTGTGAAGTTCCGGCGTGTACTTCTCCTTGATGAACCAGTCCTGCTTGTGGACGACGGAGAAGTCCGGCAGCACCTTGATTGCCTTGCACCAGCAGCCGTGTATCGCCTCGTACTCCGCGCCCGTCACGGTGTAAAGCTCCGGCAGCTCCACCTCGAAAGCCACCGTGATGTCGGCGTCTTTGGAGATGATGCAGCCTTGTTCCACCGCCAATAGCGGGAACTTGTTTTCCAGTGTTGTCATTTTGGATGTATTCCTCATGTCGTTTCTTCCTTTCGTTTCCGTTTGAATAATCGGGTGATCCGCCGCCGGTTGATAAGGTATCGGGGATGGCTCCTTGTTGCCCCTAATTTCATAAGCCCGTGTTCGCCGTACCGGGCGTTCAGCGCGAAGGTCTGCCATACGAGGACGGAGGACGATGCCACGCCGAAGCCGATACATACCCACTGGTCGATGCCGACCATGTAGAGGATGACGAACAGGACGAAGAGAGCCAGCAGACCTCCGCAGAAGATGAAGAGGTACTGAGCCTTCAAGCCCTTGAATTCTACCGGACGGCCGATACCCTTGTTTATCGGGTATTCAGCCATACATCGTTTATTAAAGGAAGAATGAGCGCAGGATGGTGGCGGCGACAATCAGGAAGATGCACGCCCCGAACCACGAGGCGGCAGTCTTGGAGGTGTCGGGGTCGCCGGACGAGAATTTCCCATATACTTTCACGCCCCCGATAAGCCCGACTACCGCGCCGATGGCGTAGATGAGTTTCGTGCCGGGGTCGAAGTACGAACTCACCATAGAGGTGGCTTCGTTGATGCCCGCGATGCCGTTTCCCTGTGCGAAGGCGGAGGCGGTTGCGGCAATCATAAGTGCCGCAGAGAGGATAAACTTTTGTCTGATGTTCTTGTTCATAAACTGTTCTTGTTTTTGCCGTCAAAAGAGTGGATGGTCCTTTGTCGGGCAGTTGATACTCGGTTACTTTACTTTGGTTTAGTGGATTGCCCGTTTGTTTCTACGGACTTGGGTGTGTCCGTTGCGGACCGGCTGTACCTTGTACTGCCGTGCGCGTGGGTGATGCCGTCTTACGTTTTCATTTTCATTCTTTTTTACTCGTTATACATAGTTGCGGATGTCGAAGTCCTCAATATTGTCCGGGACTACAAAATCCTTTTTCGGTTTCTTCAGCCGGATTTCGATAAGCCCCTTGATGCGGATGCTCATTTCAGACGAGCCGGTCATCAGCTTCTCGTACAGCTCCGTCCCTTCCATGTCGGTGAAGACTTTTGCCGCCCGCTCCCGTTCCGTCGTTGTCGCTTCCGGGTTCTTGGCGGTTCTGACCGCATCGTCTATCTCGTCGAAGCTGCTTCCGGATGCCCTCGGTGCGTCGGACGTTTCTTCCTCCGGCTCGTCCTCCCCGAACTCCAGTTCCGAAGGCGTGAGGCTCGTGAAGGTTTCGTCGAGTTTATCCTCCGGGACTTGGGCGGGACGGGATACGGTTTCCGTGTTTCCGTCGTCAAAAGTAGCCTCTTCCTCCGTCAGCTCAATGCCTTTTTCCGAAGTGGCGGCTTCTTGCGTCGGTATGGCAGCGGTTGTCCGGGTCGATGCCATCCTGAAACGGCTCTTGCCGATGATGTCCGCTGGGGTCTCTGCGGGCGGTGTTACCCTTGCCGTTTCGGGCTTTGCAGCCGTGCCGCCCAACGACCGCCACAGTCCGGCTATGCTTCTTAGGAAGCGGACAAGTCTGGTTTCCATGATCCTGTCATAAAGGAGCAGGAACAGGAACCACAGGTTGCAGCCGACCGATACGGTCAGCAGAATCATAGTCATGTTCATAGCTCTACTTTGGGGACTGAATCCAACATACGGTTGATTTCGGCACGGTGTGTCTGGAAATGTTCGTTAAGCACATTGTCCAGATAGTCGGCGATGGTCAGGTTTCCCTTACCTAATAAATAGGTGATTTCGGTTATCACGCTGTGGTTTGCCAAACTGATGTACACTTGCTTTCCCTCTCTCGCCTTGATTCCTGATTTTTTCAGGAAGGCGCGATAATCATTCTTCTTTCCTTTCATGTCTGTTACTTTTTGAGGATTAAAATACTGCGTCGTAATTCCGGGCGTAAAGGCTTTTTATCGCCTCCTCGCACTGGTTGAAGTGGTGCGTAAGCACATGGTCGATGTAGGCGGACAGCGACAGCCGGTCATGCCCGATCACACGGGTGATACGCATGATGCGGTCGTGATACTCCGGGCGCACATACGCCATCTTTCCCTCGCGTGCCTTCACTTCGGCTTCACGGATGAACAGCCGTTCATAGTCCTTCTCACCGCATTTGCCGCCTAACGGCACGGGAGAGAGGATTTCCACACTCGCCTGCACTTGGGCAAGCATACCGCCGCCGTCATGCTGCGGACTTCTGTTTTTCTGGTTCTTTTCCATATTCAAATCAAGTCTTCACGTTGTTTCTTGTACAGTTCGTTTATTTTCTCCTTGTGCTGTTCCAGATGTTGGCGCAGCACGGTGTCCACGTAGCCGCCTACCGAGATTTCACGTCCGGCGATGTCGTTCACGATTTTGAGAATCTTGCTGTGGACATCGCGGCTGATATAGACGCACTGGCGCGTCTTTATCTCGTTGCGGCGGAGGAACAGCCCGGAATAGTCGTCCTCCTGCCGTTTGCGGCGGACGGTGTCCCTCTGCGGTTTTTCTTTTGCCGTGGATTGCACGGGCGGCGGTTCCGTTTCCGGGACGCTTTCTTCTTCGGGAGCAGGCGCGGGCGGCTCCTGCGCGTGGTACAGGATCCCGTCCTGCCTGCGTCTGCCGATGGAGGCTATCAACAGTTCCTCGTCGATGCCTTCGGTGTTCACTTTCCTGCTGCCCATGATTATTGAGGTCTGATGATACGGCTTATCTCTTCCGAGAACTCACGGATGCCGCTCCCTTTCAGCAGGGACGCATCCATCGGGAAGATGGTCGAGCGGAACACGCTCTTGCGCTCTTCCGAAAGGTCGCGCCGGAACTTCTTGCTGTCGGGCAGGCGGGTGGACAGCACCGGCAGCCCCATCTCGGCGATCACATCCTCATACAGGTCGTAAAGCCCGTTCTTCTCCCTGCCGTCCACCATCGTCCAAAACAGGTACAGCCCTTTTGTTTTCGCCTGTCCCGTCGTCATGAGGTTGTCACGGAACATCACGGCGAATTGCAGGGTGCTTTCCACGACAAAACGGTCGGCACTCATGGGCGCGAAGATGTAGTCCATCTGCGAGAGGGTCTTGACCACGCCGTTGCTTTTCAGGGTTCCCGGCATGTCGAAGAACACGACGTCGGGTTTCACCTCTTCTGCGGCAAGCATCCTTTCGGCATCATCGAGGGCGTTAAGGGCGTCGCTTGCGATGACCGGGTAGGCGTTCTTCCTTATCTTGCGGAAGTGGTCACACGCGAGTGCCTTGAAATAGAGGCTTCCGCCGATAAGTCCCGTTTCACGTTCACGCAACCCGTGTATGCTGTGTTGCGGGGCGTCGCAGTCCATGACGGCGACATTGTGTCCTTTCACGTTGTGGAGGTAGTTGGCGGAAAGTGCCGTGACGGTGGATTTGCCGATGCCCCCTTTCTGTGTTGCGAATGCAACGAATGTTTCATTACTCATGGTTCTGTTGGTTTTAATGGTTGATGAATTGTTTTCCTGCTCCGATACGGAATCGGTGACATGTATATCCGCGTCAGCGAATCTCCGCCTGTCCGGTTCGTCACGTATCCGCTTCAACGGTGAGGCAGGGATTCGGATAACTGGTGAATGACGACATTGCGTCATGAAGTCATTGAATCCGTGAATCACCGCGTCATTGGAAAGCCGGGTATCCGAAGGTTCGGGTATCCGGTCAGGCAAATAGCCGCCAAAGCGGTTTGCCGGGTATTTGAAAGCCTCATTTTTCATATCTTCAAATCGTTCGTTTCTTGAATCATGCTGCAAATAAACAAGGATATTTTTGAATCCGTACCACTTCCCCGGCAAGTGGCGGCATGTTGCGCCGGTTGGCACTGACTGTCCGGGTCAAGCCTCTGTCCGATACCGCTTTAAGGGCGTAACTTTGCACCCGAACGGCAGGGTTCGCCGCAGGTGGCGCAGCCCGGAGTTTGAAAGGCATTCCCCCAATCCGTCCCCGACGGATTTTTATGTTCGCCGGAACATAGCAAGATGTCTTTTCAGCCGCTCAAAATATTTTGAGCAGCCACGAAAAGCACTTGCCCTTGCAGGGGGCGGGCTTTCCCTCCGAAGTCGGGAAGCCTTTCAGAACTGCGGTGCTGTAATCCGAAGCGGCGGCTTATGCCGTCAATCCGCTAAATCCAAAGTAATATGAAAGAGAAAAGGAAAAGCAAATCAGGGAGAAATCCCAAACTTGATCCGGCGGTGTACCGGTACACCGTCCGTTTCAACGAGGAGGAACACAACCGTTTCCTCGCCATGTTCGGAAAATCGGGTGTCTATGCACGGTCTGTTTTCCTCAAAGCGCACTTCTTCGGGCAACCGTTCAAGGTGCTGAAGGTGGACAAGACGTTGGTGGACTATTACACCAAACTGTCGGATTTTCATGCACAATTCCGTGCCGTGGGTACGAATTACAACCAAGTCGTGAAGGAACTGAGGCTGCATTTTTCAGAGAAAAAGGCGATGGCGTTGCTCTACAAATTAGAGCAACACACCGTCGAACTCGTGAAACTGAGCCGCCGGATTGTGGAACTTTCAAGGGAAATGGAGGCAAAATGGTCGCAAAAATCAGTGTAGGAAGTTCGTTGTACGGCGCGATTGCCTACAACGGGGAGAAGATTAACGAGGCGCAGGGGCGGCTTCTCACCACCAACCGCATCTACAATGACGGTTCGGGAACGGTGGACATAGGCAAGGCGATGGAGGGTTTTCTCACCTTCCTGCCACCGCAGATGAAGATCGAGAAGCCGGTGGTGCATATCTCTCTCAACCCGCACCCGGAGGATGTGCTGACCGATATTGAGTTGCAGAATATCGCCCGCGAGTATCTGGAAAAACTCGGTTTCGGAAACCAGCCTTATCTTGTATTCAAGCACGAGGACATCGACCGCCACCACCTGCACATCGTGACGGTCAACGTGGACGAGAACGGGAAAAGGCTCAACCGGGATTTTCTCTACCGCCGCAGCGACCGTATCCGCAGGGAACTGGAACAGAAGTACGGATTGCATCCGGCAGAACGTAAAAATCAGAGATTGGATAATCCGTTGCGCAAGGTGGCCGCATCGGCAGGTGATGTGAAGAAGCAGGTAGGCAACACCGTGAAGGCTCTGAATGGGCAGTACCGTTTCCAGACGATGGGCGAATACCGTGCGCTCCTTTCCTTATATAATATGACGGTGGAGGAAGCGAGGGGCAACGTGCGCGGACGGGAGTATCACGGGCTGGTCTATTCCGTCACGGACGACAAGGGTAACAAGGTGGGCAACCCGTTCAAATCCTCGCTTTTCGGGAAGTCCGCAGGCTATGAAGCCGTACAGAAGAAGTTTGTCCGTTCCAAATCGGAAATCAAGGATAGGAAACTGGCAGACATGACGAAACGCACCGTCCTTTCCGTGCTGCAAGGCACTTATGACAAGGACAAATTTGTATCCCAACTCAAAGAGAAGGGCATCGACACCGTACTGCGCTACACAGAGGAAGGGCGCATCTATGGGGCTACCTTCATCGACCACCGCACGGGATGCGTGCTGAACGGTTCGCGCATGGGTAAGGAGCTTTCGGCGAATGCCTTGCAGGAACACTTCACCCTGCCATACGCCGGACAACCGCCGATACCGCTATCCATCCCTGTGGATGCTGCGGACAAGGCACACGGGCAGACCGCCTACGACAGTGAAGATATATCGGGCGGTATGGGCTTGCTCACTCCCGAAGGTCCGGCGGTAGATGCCGAGGAAGAGGCTTTCATCCGGGCGATGAAGCGCAAAAAGAAGAAAAAACGCAAGGGCTTGGGTATGTAATCAGAGTATCAACAATTAAAAAATCAATGTATGTCACAACAAGAAGACGATTTGAGGGCATTGGCGAAAATCATGGATTTTCTGCGTGCCGTGAGTATCATTTTAGTGGTCATGAACGTGTACTGGTTCTGCTACGAAGCCATCCGGCTGTGGGGCGTGAACATCGGCGTGGTGGACAAAATCCTTCTGAACTTCGACCGCACGGCGGGGCTGTTCCATTCCATTCTCTACACGAAGCTGTTTTCCGTCCTTTTGCTTGCCTTGTCCTGTCTGGGTACGAAGGGTGTCAAGGGTGAGAAAATCACTTGGGGGAGAATCTGGACAGCATTTGCCGTCGGGTTCGTGCTGTTTTTCCTGAACTGGTGGTTGCTGCCCCTGCCGCTGCCGCTTGAAGCGGTGACGGGACTGTATGTCCTTACCATTGGAACGGGCTATGTCTGCCTGTTGATGGGTGGTCTGTGGATGAGCCGCCTGTTGAAACACAATTTGATGGAGGATGTTTTCAACAACGAGAACGAGAGTTTCATGCAGGAAACGAGGCTTATCGAAAGCGAGTATTCGGTCAATCTGCCGACACGTTTCTATTACAGGAAACGCTGGAACAACGGTTGGATCAATGTAGTTAATCCCTTCCGTGCGTCCATCGTGTTGGGTACGCCGGGCAGCGGCAAGTCCTATGCCGTGGTAAACAATTTTATCAAGCAACAGATTGAAAAGGGCTTTAGTCAATACATCTACGATTTCAAGTATCCCGACCTATCTACTATTGCCTACAACCATTTGCTGAACCACCCGGACGGCTACAAGGTAAAGCCGAAGTTCTATGTGATCAACTTCGACGACCCGCGACGCTCTCATCGGTGCAATCCCATTCACCCGGATTTTATGGAAGATATTACGGATGCCTATGAGAGTGCCTACACAATAATGCTCAACCTCAATAAAACGTGGGTGCAAAAGCAGGGCGACTTCTTCGTGGAGTCACCTATCATTCTGTTTGCCAGTATTATCTGGTATCTCAAAATCTATCAGAACGGGAAGTTTTGCACGTTTCCCCATGCTATCGAGTTTCTGAACCGCCGTTACGAGGATATATTTCCGATACTGACCTCTTATCCGGAGCTGGAGAACTACCTTTCGCCGTTCATGGATGCGTGGCTTGGAGGGGCTGCGGAGCAGCTCATGGGTCAGATAGCGTCGGCAAAAATCCCGCTTTCGAGGATGATTTCACCGCAGCTCTACTGGGTGATGTCAGACAGCGAGTTTACGCTGGACATCAACAATCCCGAAGAGCCGAAAATCCTCTGCGTGGGTAACAATCCCGACCGTCAGAATATCTACGGTGCGGCACTCGGTCTGTATAATTCCCGTATCGTGAAGCTCATCAACAAGAAGGGGATGCTGAAGTCATCGGTCATCATCGACGAGTTGCCCACAATATACTTCAAAGGGTTGGACAATCTTATAGCTACCGCCCGAAGCAACAAGGTTGCCGTGTGTCTGGGCTTTCAGGATTTCAGCCAGTTAGTGCGTGACTACGGGGACAAAGAGGCGAAAGTGGTGATGAACACTGTCGGCAATATTTTCTCCGGTCAGGTGGTGGGGGAAACAGCCAAGACGCTCTCCGAGCGGTTCGGTAAGGTGTTGCAGAAACGGCAGTCCATCTCCATCAACCGGCAGGATGTTTCCACCTCCATCAACACGCAGATGGACGCGCTCATTCCACCGAGTAAGATTTCCGGGCTTACGCAGGGAATGTTTGTCGGTTCTGTATCCGACAACTTCAACGAGCGTATCGAGCAGAAGATTTTTCATTGCGAGATTGTGGTGGATGCCGAAAAGGTGAAACGGGAAGAAAGTGCCTACAAGAAAATTCCCGTCATTACAAACTTCACGGACGAGGACGGCAACGACCGCATGAAGGAAACGGTGCAGGCGAACTACCGGCGCATCAAGGAAGAGGTGAAGCAGATTGTGCAGGAGGAACTGGAGCGTATCAAAAACGATCCGGTGCTGTGTAAACTGCTACCAGATAATGAGACTGTCTAACAAGTCCCCAAAATTGAAAATTATCCCTATCGAAGTTTGAAGTGACCCCCAAAAGTTGGATACAATTTTTTTGGGGGGCACTTCAGTTCTGACGGGTAAAATCGTAAAATTCGGACTTGTTAGACAAATACTTACGCGGTTTCAACCTCAGGTACTGAATCTATCGAATTGACAAATTTAACCAATTGCGGATCTGAATCTTTTTGTATGAGGTTTCGGAGACTCTTTTTCAATTCATAAGCATCATCCCCTGCTGTATTTATTAAATCCATATAAAAATCTTTGTTTTGCAGAATCAATGAACGGCATGCCCCATCGGAAATTACAGGTTTCACTATTTTATCAATAACGTCTCCAGCTTGACTTT
Encoded proteins:
- the traJ gene encoding conjugative transposon protein TraJ, whose amino-acid sequence is MEFDNLHQILRSLYEQMMPLCADMAGVAKGIAGLGALFYVAYRVWQSLARAEPIDVFPMLRPFAVGLCIMFFPTVVLGTINSVLSPVVQGTAKLLETQTLDMNKYREQKDRLEYEAMVRNPETAYLVSNEEFDKQLEELGWSPSDMVTMAGMYIDRGMYKMKKGIRDFFREILELMFQAAALVIDTIRTFFLVVLAILGPIAFAISVWDGFQSTLTQWICRYIQVYLWLPVSDIFSTILAKIQVLMLQSDIERMQADPNFSLDSSDGVYIVFMIIGIIGYFTIPTVAGWIIQAGGMGSYGRNVNQTAGRAGSMAGSVAGATAGNMVGRAGKLLK
- a CDS encoding DUF4141 domain-containing protein; the encoded protein is MRTRITFVICLCLLFAGRASAQWVVSDPGNLAQGIINASKNIIHTSKTATNMVNNFQETVKIYEQGKKYYDALKSVNNLVKDARKVQQTILMVGDITDIYVTSFQKMLRDDNFTVEELGAIAFGYTKLLEESNDVLTELKNVVNIITLSMTDKERMDVVERCHSKMKRYRNLVSYYTNKNISVSYLRAKKKNDLDRIMGLYGSMNERYW
- a CDS encoding DUF3876 domain-containing protein, coding for MSISRMKMLQVSKCLIGLAVMVLQSCDVAENRRDLLCGNWESVEGKPDVLIYKEGEAYKVTVFKRSGIRRRLKPETYLLQEENGNLFMNTGFRIDVAYNEATDVLTFSPNGDYVRVKPQPETPAEK
- a CDS encoding TraG family conjugative transposon ATPase, producing MRNTSKMTTLENKFPLLAVEQGCIISKDADITVAFEVELPELYTVTGAEYEAIHGCWCKAIKVLPDFSVVHKQDWFIKEKYTPELHKDDMSFLSRSFERHFNERPYLKHTCYLYLTKTTKERNRMQSNFSTLCRGHIIPKELDKETAAKFMEAAEQFERIINDSGFVRLRRLSTDEIVGTDGKAGLIERYFSLMPEGDATLQDIDLSAREMRIGDNRLCLHTLSDAEDLPGTVATDTRYEKLSTDRSDCRLSFASPVGLLLSCNHIYNQYVIIDNSEENLQKFEKSARNMQSLSRYSRSNSINREWIDRYLNEAHSYGLTSVRAHFNVMAWSDDAEELKHIKNDVGSQLASMECVPRHNTIDCPTLYWAAMPGNAADFPAEESFHTFIEQAVCLFTEETNYRSSLSPFGIKMVDRLTGKPLHLDISDLPMKRGITTNRNKFVLGPSGSGKSFFMNHLVRQYYEQGAHVVLVDTGNSYQGLCEMIRRKTGGTDGVYFTYTEEKPISFNPFYTDDYVFDVEKKDSIKTLLLTLWKSEDDKVTKTESGELGSAVSAYIERIRADRSIVPSFNTFYEYMRDDYRRELAERDIKVEKEDFNIDNMLTTMRQYYRGGRYDFLLNSAENIDLLGKRFIVFEIDSIKDNRELFPVVTIIIMEAFINKMRRLKGVRKQLIVEEAWKALSSANMADYLRYMYKTVRKYFGEAIVVTQEVDDIISSPVVKESIINNSDCKILLDQRKYMNKFDQIQALLGLTEKEKSQILSINMANNPSRLYKEVWIGLGGTQSAVYATEVSAEEYLAYTTEETEKVEVYRLAEQLGGDIEAAIRQLAERRRNKQ
- a CDS encoding DUF4133 domain-containing protein, which codes for MAEYPINKGIGRPVEFKGLKAQYLFIFCGGLLALFVLFVILYMVGIDQWVCIGFGVASSSVLVWQTFALNARYGEHGLMKLGATRSHPRYLINRRRITRLFKRKRKEETT
- a CDS encoding DUF4134 domain-containing protein, producing MNKNIRQKFILSAALMIAATASAFAQGNGIAGINEATSMVSSYFDPGTKLIYAIGAVVGLIGGVKVYGKFSSGDPDTSKTAASWFGACIFLIVAATILRSFFL
- a CDS encoding DUF3408 domain-containing protein, whose product is MKGKKNDYRAFLKKSGIKAREGKQVYISLANHSVITEITYLLGKGNLTIADYLDNVLNEHFQTHRAEINRMLDSVPKVEL
- a CDS encoding DUF3408 domain-containing protein, encoding MEKNQKNRSPQHDGGGMLAQVQASVEILSPVPLGGKCGEKDYERLFIREAEVKAREGKMAYVRPEYHDRIMRITRVIGHDRLSLSAYIDHVLTHHFNQCEEAIKSLYARNYDAVF
- a CDS encoding DUF3408 domain-containing protein, with the translated sequence MGSRKVNTEGIDEELLIASIGRRRQDGILYHAQEPPAPAPEEESVPETEPPPVQSTAKEKPQRDTVRRKRQEDDYSGLFLRRNEIKTRQCVYISRDVHSKILKIVNDIAGREISVGGYVDTVLRQHLEQHKEKINELYKKQREDLI
- a CDS encoding ParA family protein; its protein translation is MKNEAFKYPANRFGGYLPDRIPEPSDTRLSNDAVIHGFNDFMTQCRHSPVIRIPASPLKRIRDEPDRRRFADADIHVTDSVSEQENNSSTIKTNRTMSNETFVAFATQKGGIGKSTVTALSANYLHNVKGHNVAVMDCDAPQHSIHGLRERETGLIGGSLYFKALACDHFRKIRKNAYPVIASDALNALDDAERMLAAEEVKPDVVFFDMPGTLKSNGVVKTLSQMDYIFAPMSADRFVVESTLQFAVMFRDNLMTTGQAKTKGLYLFWTMVDGREKNGLYDLYEDVIAEMGLPVLSTRLPDSKKFRRDLSEERKSVFRSTIFPMDASLLKGSGIREFSEEISRIIRPQ
- the mobA gene encoding conjugal transfer protein MobA; amino-acid sequence: MKEKRKSKSGRNPKLDPAVYRYTVRFNEEEHNRFLAMFGKSGVYARSVFLKAHFFGQPFKVLKVDKTLVDYYTKLSDFHAQFRAVGTNYNQVVKELRLHFSEKKAMALLYKLEQHTVELVKLSRRIVELSREMEAKWSQKSV
- the mobB gene encoding conjugal transfer protein MobB, whose translation is MVAKISVGSSLYGAIAYNGEKINEAQGRLLTTNRIYNDGSGTVDIGKAMEGFLTFLPPQMKIEKPVVHISLNPHPEDVLTDIELQNIAREYLEKLGFGNQPYLVFKHEDIDRHHLHIVTVNVDENGKRLNRDFLYRRSDRIRRELEQKYGLHPAERKNQRLDNPLRKVAASAGDVKKQVGNTVKALNGQYRFQTMGEYRALLSLYNMTVEEARGNVRGREYHGLVYSVTDDKGNKVGNPFKSSLFGKSAGYEAVQKKFVRSKSEIKDRKLADMTKRTVLSVLQGTYDKDKFVSQLKEKGIDTVLRYTEEGRIYGATFIDHRTGCVLNGSRMGKELSANALQEHFTLPYAGQPPIPLSIPVDAADKAHGQTAYDSEDISGGMGLLTPEGPAVDAEEEAFIRAMKRKKKKKRKGLGM